The following coding sequences lie in one Rutidosis leptorrhynchoides isolate AG116_Rl617_1_P2 chromosome 6, CSIRO_AGI_Rlap_v1, whole genome shotgun sequence genomic window:
- the LOC139856075 gene encoding photosystem I reaction center subunit psaK, chloroplastic-like, with amino-acid sequence MTTAVMTSLPQFTGLKATSPSLSPVQNMVALQEMKPKGKGKGALGVRCDFIGSSTNLIMVTSTTLMLFAGRFGLAPSANRKATAGLKLEVRDSGLQTGDPAGFTLADTLACGTVGHIIGVGVVLGLKNVGAI; translated from the exons ATGACAACTGCTGTAATGACTTCTCTTCCTCAATTCACCGGTTTGAAGGCCACTTCACCATCACTTTCCCCAGTTCAAAACATG GTAGCATTGCAAGAAATGAAACCCAAGGGGAAGGGAAAGGGAGCTCTAGGTGTTCGTTGTGATTTCATCGGTTCATCCACAAATCTG ATTATGGTGACATCAACAACCTTGATGTTGTTCGCTGGTCGATTTGGGTTGGCACCATCGGCAAATAGGAAGGCAACTGCAGGGCTAAAGCTTGAGGTTAGAGATTCAGGGCTTCAAACAGGCGACCCTGCTGGTTTCACTCTAGCCGATACCTTAGCTTGTGGGACCGTTGGTCACATTATCGGTGTTGGTGTTGTATTAGGGCTTAAGAACGTTGGTGCAATATAG